Proteins encoded by one window of Anaerolineales bacterium:
- a CDS encoding NADH-quinone oxidoreductase subunit N: MVDTSSLNAGAALPALLLALGASILIVVEALLPKERKGRVFWSAVAGIVVSLAVTILTFNQTSTTAFFGAFRADGFTAVVNIAALLTALLSVFAARDYLQRAGIERGEYYPLLLMTAAGAMIMGSAGDLVIVLIGLELLSIPLYILVGFRRPDLRSEEGAMKYFLLGAFSSGFFVYGTALVYGAAGSTTLSTIFERVQIGTLTSPALLLLGTGLIFVSLGFKIAAVPFHLWTPDVYQGAPTPVTAYMSVAAKIGGFAALLRFFIIALPSFVVGTTAVEPGQMVIVPAAWQDLIVVIAAVTMIVGNVVALVQKDLKRMLAYSSIAHAGYILMAVAAAGSFQVVANEFGDTTVRFTLAQDALRGALVYLVAYAFTNVGAFAVAMTVERADGSGTEISNLAGLGAQHPILGGAMTIFMLSLTGIPLTAGFVGKWFIFAASINAGLTLLAVIGVITSVVSAAYYLRVIVTVWFESGEGTAFTPRTLVATISVCAIAVLGAGIVLPLLAGLVEGVTIVALK; this comes from the coding sequence ATGGTCGATACAAGTAGTTTGAATGCGGGGGCGGCACTGCCCGCCCTCTTGTTAGCGCTAGGTGCGTCGATCTTGATCGTCGTGGAAGCGCTGCTGCCCAAGGAACGCAAAGGGCGGGTGTTTTGGTCTGCGGTGGCGGGGATTGTCGTCTCCCTTGCCGTAACCATCCTCACCTTTAACCAAACGTCAACAACGGCATTTTTCGGGGCATTTCGGGCGGATGGCTTCACTGCGGTGGTCAATATCGCCGCCTTGCTCACGGCGCTGCTTAGTGTCTTTGCCGCTCGTGACTACCTGCAACGAGCGGGGATTGAGCGCGGGGAGTATTATCCTCTGCTCCTGATGACGGCGGCGGGAGCGATGATCATGGGGTCGGCGGGCGATCTGGTGATCGTCCTGATCGGGCTGGAACTGCTCTCGATCCCCCTGTATATCTTGGTTGGCTTTCGTCGCCCCGACCTCCGCTCTGAAGAAGGGGCGATGAAGTACTTCCTGCTAGGGGCGTTTTCCAGCGGTTTCTTCGTCTATGGGACAGCGCTTGTCTACGGCGCAGCGGGCAGCACAACGCTCAGCACGATCTTTGAGCGCGTCCAAATTGGCACGCTCACCTCGCCCGCCTTGCTTCTGCTTGGTACGGGCTTGATTTTCGTCAGTTTGGGGTTCAAGATCGCCGCTGTGCCGTTTCATCTCTGGACGCCCGATGTGTATCAGGGGGCACCGACCCCCGTCACCGCCTACATGAGTGTGGCGGCAAAAATCGGCGGCTTTGCTGCGCTCTTGCGGTTCTTCATCATTGCCCTTCCCTCCTTCGTGGTGGGGACAACCGCCGTTGAGCCTGGGCAGATGGTGATCGTTCCAGCGGCGTGGCAAGACCTGATCGTTGTGATCGCCGCCGTGACGATGATCGTGGGAAATGTTGTCGCGCTTGTCCAGAAAGACCTCAAGCGGATGCTGGCATATTCCAGCATCGCCCACGCCGGATATATCCTTATGGCGGTGGCGGCAGCCGGATCGTTTCAGGTGGTTGCTAACGAATTCGGGGATACGACGGTGCGTTTCACACTGGCACAAGATGCGCTGCGTGGAGCGCTTGTTTACCTTGTTGCCTATGCCTTCACCAATGTGGGGGCGTTTGCCGTCGCCATGACCGTTGAACGCGCCGACGGAAGCGGCACAGAGATCAGCAACCTGGCGGGCTTGGGGGCGCAGCATCCGATCCTCGGCGGGGCAATGACAATCTTTATGCTCAGCCTGACGGGGATTCCGCTGACGGCTGGCTTTGTGGGGAAGTGGTTTATCTTCGCCGCCTCGATCAACGCTGGGCTGACTCTCCTCGCCGTGATCGGCGTGATCACCAGTGTCGTCAGCGCGGCATACTATCTACGAGTCATCGTCACCGTCTGGTTTGAGAGCGGGGAGGGAACAGCCTTCACTCCGCGCACGCTCGTAGCGACGATTAGCGTCTGTGCCATTGCTGTGTTGGGGGCGGGCATCGTTTTGCCGCTCTTGGCAGGCTTGGTAGAAGGTGTCACCATCGTGGCGCTAAAGTAA